The Limisphaerales bacterium genome includes a region encoding these proteins:
- a CDS encoding sigma-70 family RNA polymerase sigma factor, with amino-acid sequence MAAARKTSPKKTAKKKAVAKKRASAKENSARKKSVRKPKPISVISHIKQPDHTGGAYGENSAINIYLKEIARTPLVKPAEEVALAARIKQGDEEAEQHLIKANLRLVVKIARDYDGLGLPLLDLIEEGNLGLMKAVKRFDPSKGGKLSTYGSWWIKQSIKRALSNKSKTIRLPVHLVDKISKMRLASIKLQEHLGREPTDEEIAEEMHLPPAKVMQLRAAAIRPASLDAPLGDADEPDTLADVVEDDHMHTPYQDLEDKTVFAMLHKMLDSIDGREADILRYRFGFGEGDEMRTLEDVGEHFGVTRERVRQIQNVALGRLRRLITKFEHIKDHH; translated from the coding sequence ATGGCTGCTGCCCGCAAAACATCACCCAAGAAAACCGCCAAGAAAAAAGCGGTGGCCAAGAAGCGTGCCTCCGCCAAGGAAAATTCGGCCAGGAAAAAATCTGTGCGAAAGCCCAAACCCATCTCGGTGATTTCGCACATCAAACAACCCGATCACACGGGGGGGGCGTATGGCGAAAATTCGGCCATCAATATTTATCTCAAGGAGATTGCCCGGACCCCGCTGGTTAAGCCCGCCGAGGAAGTGGCACTCGCCGCGCGGATCAAGCAAGGCGATGAGGAGGCTGAGCAACATCTGATCAAAGCGAATCTTCGGCTCGTGGTGAAGATCGCCCGCGACTACGACGGCCTCGGCTTGCCTTTGCTGGACCTCATCGAGGAAGGCAACTTGGGGCTGATGAAAGCCGTGAAACGGTTTGACCCCAGCAAGGGCGGCAAGCTTTCCACCTACGGCTCGTGGTGGATCAAGCAATCCATCAAACGCGCACTCTCAAACAAATCCAAAACCATTCGCTTGCCTGTGCATTTGGTGGATAAAATTTCCAAAATGCGCCTCGCATCCATTAAGTTGCAGGAACACCTCGGCCGCGAACCCACCGACGAGGAGATTGCCGAGGAGATGCATCTGCCGCCCGCGAAGGTGATGCAGCTGCGCGCCGCCGCCATTCGCCCCGCCTCGCTCGATGCCCCGCTGGGCGATGCCGACGAGCCCGATACGCTCGCCGATGTAGTAGAAGACGACCATATGCACACGCCTTATCAGGATTTGGAGGACAAAACAGTGTTTGCAATGTTACATAAAATGCTTGATAGCATCGATGGTCGCGAGGCGGATATTTTGCGCTATCGCTTTGGCTTCGGAGAGGGCGACGAAATGCGCACGCTCGAAGATGTGGGCGAACATTTCGGCGTCACCCGCGAACGCGTCCGGCAAATTCAAAATGTTGCACTCGGCCGCCTACGCCGATTGATTACTAAATTCGAACACATCAAAGACCACCACTGA